Proteins found in one Pelmatolapia mariae isolate MD_Pm_ZW linkage group LG7, Pm_UMD_F_2, whole genome shotgun sequence genomic segment:
- the LOC134631908 gene encoding monocyte chemotactic protein 1B-like yields MAAPRLALSVVVLMLAVIALTEGMRGAGPKKCCFRFNDQEVPKGRVVSYVKTSQRCSKPAILLNTVAGRQLCVRPSAPWVKQLISYLDAKAVPGETSNL; encoded by the exons ATGGCCGCTCCTCGTCTCGCTCTGTCTGTGGTTGTGCTCATGCTGGCTGTCATCGCTCTGACTGAGG GTATGCGCGGTGCTGGCCCCAAAAAATGCTGCTTCCGCTTCAATGACCAGGAAGTGCCTAAAGGAAGAGTGGTCAGCTACGTCAAAACCAGCCAGCGCTGCTCCAAGCCCGCCATCCT GCTGAACACAGTGGCAGGCCGACAGCTGTGTGTCAGACCTTCGGCCCCCTGGGTGAAGCAGCTCATCAGCTACCTGGATGCCAAAGCCGTCCCAGGAGAGACATCCAACCTGTAA
- the LOC134631905 gene encoding monocyte chemotactic protein 1B-like — translation MAAPRLALSVVVLMLAVIALTEGMRGTGPKKCCFRFNDQEVPKGKVVSYVKTSQRCSKPAILLNTVAGRQLCVRPSAPWVKQLISYLDAKAVPGETSNL, via the exons ATGGCCGCTCCTCGTCTCGCTCTGTCTGTGGTTGTGCTCATGCTGGCTGTCATCGCTCTGACTGAGG GTATGCGCGGTACTGGCCCAAAAAAGTGCTGCTTCCGCTTCAATGACCAGGAAGTGCCTAAAGGAAAAGTGGTCAGCTACGTCAAGACCAGCCAGCGCTGCTCCAAGCCCGCCATCCT GCTGAACACAGTGGCAGGCCGACAGCTGTGTGTCAGACCTTCGGCCCCCTGGGTGAAGCAGCTCATCAGCTACCTGGATGCCAAAGCCGTCCCAGGAGAGACATCCAACCTGTAA
- the LOC134631906 gene encoding monocyte chemotactic protein 1B-like gives MAAPRLALSVVVLMLAVIALTEGMRGAGPKKCCFRFNDQEVPKGRVVSYVKTSQRCSKPAILLNTVAGRQLCVRPSAPWVKQLISYLDAKAVPGQTSNL, from the exons ATGGCCGCTCCTCGTCTCGCTCTGTCTGTGGTTGTGCTCATGCTGGCTGTCATCGCTCTGACTGAGG GTATGCGCGGTGCTGGCCCCAAAAAATGCTGCTTCCGCTTCAATGACCAGGAAGTGCCTAAAGGAAGAGTGGTCAGCTACGTCAAGACCAGCCAGCGCTGCTCCAAGCCCGCCATCCT GCTGAACACAGTGGCAGGCCGACAGCTGTGTGTCAGACCTTCGGCCCCCTGGGTGAAGCAGCTCATCAGCTACCTGGATGCCAAAGCCGTCCCAGGACAGACATCCAACCTGTAA